Proteins from one Argopecten irradians isolate NY chromosome 15, Ai_NY, whole genome shotgun sequence genomic window:
- the LOC138308493 gene encoding kynureninase-like isoform X4, with protein MSKDENHHLISKRGKFDTPHPCDELKRIAKELDCDLTDEKFAKHMDDHDPLRNLRQDFHYPKMKEVLGTDLSLVDPEEDCVYFCGNSLGLCPKNTKKYMDVELNKWAKIGVQGHLQGEGMPWAKCDECLDQDMAKLVGGRSGEVAIMNGLTVNLHLLLISFYRPIPTRHKIMCESKAFPSDHYTFQSQINLHGYDPETSLLCVEPREGELTLRTEDILAKIEEEGDSIAVICFSGVQYYTGQLMDMQSITQAGHAKGCYVGFDMAHAAGNVPLYLHDWDVDFSCWCTYKYINSSAGCLACIFLHEKHKHNDFPKLLGWWGHKFDTRFSMTNELDLCPGAYGYRISNPAGLLCPPIKASLEVFNKTSMEEIRAKSKLLTAYLEYRIIEKYGRTNGMSEGTLQQIDGDFQHVHVHIFTPSDPEQRGAQLSLSFSVDISYVFKELEKRGVICDERKPSVIRVSPAPLYCSFMDVHRFMDYLDQSLQAVAVTAAADRK; from the exons ATGTCCAAAGATGAGAATCATCATCTTATTTCAAAAAGAGGAAAATTTGACACGCCTCATCCGTGTGATGAACTTAAGCGAATTGCAAAGGAGCTTGACTGTGACTTGACAGATGAGAAGTTTGCTAAACATATGGATGACCATGATCCTCTGAGGAATCTGCGCCAGGATTTCCACTATCCTAAAATGAAGGAGGTATTAGGAA CTGACCTGAGTTTAGTGGACCCGGAGGAGGATTGCGTCTATTTCTGTGGGAACTCTCTAGGACTCTGTCCGAAAAACACCAAAAAGTACATGGACGTGGAGCTAAACAAGTGGGCAaaaat AGGTGTCCAGGGGCATCTTCAAGGGGAGGGGATGCCATGGGCCAAATGTGACGAGTGTCTAGATCAGGATATGGCCAAACTAGTCG GAGGCAGATCAGGCGAGGTAGCTATCATGAATGGATTGACTGTTAATCTTCATTTACTGCTC ATATCTTTTTACCGTCCAATACCAACGCGTCACAAGATTATGTGTGAGAGTAAGGCATTTCCATCAGATCAT TACACCTTCCAAAGTCAGATCAACTTACATGGATATGATCCCGAAACAAGTTTGCTGTGTGTCGAACCAAGGGAG GGTGAGCTGACGTTAAGGACGGAGGACATCCTAGCTAAGATAGAGGAGGAAG GTGATTCAATCGCTGTGATATGTTTTAGTGGTGTCCAGTATTACACTGGCCAACTGATGGACATGCAATCAATAACACAAGCTGGACATGCAAAG gGATGTTATGTTGGTTTTGACATGGCCCACGCCGCTGGTAATGTACCTCTGTATCTACATGACTGGGATGTAGATTTCTCCTGTTGGTGTACATATAAG tACATCAACTCAAGTGCTGGCTGTTTGGCTTGTATCTTTCTACACGAGAAACACAAACACAACGACTTCCCTAAACTACTGGGCTGGTGGGGACACAAGTTTGACACAAGATTCTCCATGACAAATG AGCTTGACCTGTGTCCAGGAGCTTACGGCTACAGAATCAGTAATCCAGCCGGTCTTCTCTGTCCACCTATCAAGGCCAGTCTCgag gTATTTAACAAGACCTCAATGGAGGAGATACGAGCCAAATCTAAGCTACTAACAGCCTACCTAGAGTACCGTATCATAGAGAAGTATGGACGGACCAATGGTATGTCTGAAGGCACGCTTCAGCAGATTGATGGCGACTTCcaacacgtacatgtacacatcTTCACGCCGTCCGACCCGGAACAGCGCGGAGCGCAGCTATCACTGTCATTCTCTGTCGATATCTCTTACGTCTTCAAAGAACTCGAAAAAAGGGGAGTCATT TGTGATGAGCGGAAACCGTCGGTGATACGTGTGTCCCCCGCGCCTCTGTACTGTTCGTTTATGGACGTTCATCGCTTCATGGATTATCTCGACCAATCATTACAGGCCGTTGCTGTTACTGCCGCTGCTGACAGGAAATAG
- the LOC138308493 gene encoding kynureninase-like isoform X2 has product MEKLQEGVAKIMSKDENHHLISKRGKFDTPHPCDELKRIAKELDCDLTDEKFAKHMDDHDPLRNLRQDFHYPKMKEVLGTDLSLVDPEEDCVYFCGNSLGLCPKNTKKYMDVELNKWAKIGVQGHLQGEGMPWAKCDECLDQDMAKLVGGRSGEVAIMNGLTVNLHLLLISFYRPIPTRHKIMCESKAFPSDHYTFQSQINLHGYDPETSLLCVEPREGELTLRTEDILAKIEEEGDSIAVICFSGVQYYTGQLMDMQSITQAGHAKGCYVGFDMAHAAGNVPLYLHDWDVDFSCWCTYKYINSSAGCLACIFLHEKHKHNDFPKLLGWWGHKFDTRFSMTNELDLCPGAYGYRISNPAGLLCPPIKASLEVFNKTSMEEIRAKSKLLTAYLEYRIIEKYGRTNGMSEGTLQQIDGDFQHVHVHIFTPSDPEQRGAQLSLSFSVDISYVFKELEKRGVICDERKPSVIRVSPAPLYCSFMDVHRFMDYLDQSLQAVAVTAAADRK; this is encoded by the exons ATGGAAAAACTGCAGGAAGGCGTAGCAA AAATCATGTCCAAAGATGAGAATCATCATCTTATTTCAAAAAGAGGAAAATTTGACACGCCTCATCCGTGTGATGAACTTAAGCGAATTGCAAAGGAGCTTGACTGTGACTTGACAGATGAGAAGTTTGCTAAACATATGGATGACCATGATCCTCTGAGGAATCTGCGCCAGGATTTCCACTATCCTAAAATGAAGGAGGTATTAGGAA CTGACCTGAGTTTAGTGGACCCGGAGGAGGATTGCGTCTATTTCTGTGGGAACTCTCTAGGACTCTGTCCGAAAAACACCAAAAAGTACATGGACGTGGAGCTAAACAAGTGGGCAaaaat AGGTGTCCAGGGGCATCTTCAAGGGGAGGGGATGCCATGGGCCAAATGTGACGAGTGTCTAGATCAGGATATGGCCAAACTAGTCG GAGGCAGATCAGGCGAGGTAGCTATCATGAATGGATTGACTGTTAATCTTCATTTACTGCTC ATATCTTTTTACCGTCCAATACCAACGCGTCACAAGATTATGTGTGAGAGTAAGGCATTTCCATCAGATCAT TACACCTTCCAAAGTCAGATCAACTTACATGGATATGATCCCGAAACAAGTTTGCTGTGTGTCGAACCAAGGGAG GGTGAACTGACTTTAAGGACGGAGGACATCCTAGCTAAGATAGAGGAGGAAGGTGATTCAATCGCTGTGATATGTTTTAGTGGTGTCCAGTATTACACTGGCCAACTGATGGACATGCAATCAATAACACAAGCTGGACATGCAAAG gGATGTTATGTTGGTTTTGACATGGCCCACGCCGCTGGTAATGTACCTCTGTATCTACATGACTGGGATGTAGATTTCTCCTGTTGGTGTACATATAAG tACATCAACTCAAGTGCTGGCTGTTTGGCTTGTATCTTTCTACACGAGAAACACAAACACAACGACTTCCCTAAACTACTGGGCTGGTGGGGACACAAGTTTGACACAAGATTCTCCATGACAAATG AGCTTGACCTGTGTCCAGGAGCTTACGGCTACAGAATCAGTAATCCAGCCGGTCTTCTCTGTCCACCTATCAAGGCCAGTCTCgag gTATTTAACAAGACCTCAATGGAGGAGATACGAGCCAAATCTAAGCTACTAACAGCCTACCTAGAGTACCGTATCATAGAGAAGTATGGACGGACCAATGGTATGTCTGAAGGCACGCTTCAGCAGATTGATGGCGACTTCcaacacgtacatgtacacatcTTCACGCCGTCCGACCCGGAACAGCGCGGAGCGCAGCTATCACTGTCATTCTCTGTCGATATCTCTTACGTCTTCAAAGAACTCGAAAAAAGGGGAGTCATT TGTGATGAGCGGAAACCGTCGGTGATACGTGTGTCCCCCGCGCCTCTGTACTGTTCGTTTATGGACGTTCATCGCTTCATGGATTATCTCGACCAATCATTACAGGCCGTTGCTGTTACTGCCGCTGCTGACAGGAAATAG
- the LOC138308493 gene encoding kynureninase-like isoform X1: MEKLQEGVAKIMSKDENHHLISKRGKFDTPHPCDELKRIAKELDCDLTDEKFAKHMDDHDPLRNLRQDFHYPKMKEVLGTDLSLVDPEEDCVYFCGNSLGLCPKNTKKYMDVELNKWAKIGVQGHLQGEGMPWAKCDECLDQDMAKLVGGRSGEVAIMNGLTVNLHLLLISFYRPIPTRHKIMCESKAFPSDHYTFQSQINLHGYDPETSLLCVEPREGELTLRTEDILAKIEEEGDSIAVICFSGVQYYTGQLMDMQSITQAGHAKGCYVGFDMAHAAGNVPLYLHDWDVDFSCWCTYKYINSSAGCLACIFLHEKHKHNDFPKLLGWWGHKFDTRFSMTNELDLCPGAYGYRISNPAGLLCPPIKASLEVFNKTSMEEIRAKSKLLTAYLEYRIIEKYGRTNGMSEGTLQQIDGDFQHVHVHIFTPSDPEQRGAQLSLSFSVDISYVFKELEKRGVICDERKPSVIRVSPAPLYCSFMDVHRFMDYLDQSLQAVAVTAAADRK; the protein is encoded by the exons ATGGAAAAACTGCAGGAAGGCGTAGCAA AAATCATGTCCAAAGATGAGAATCATCATCTTATTTCAAAAAGAGGAAAATTTGACACGCCTCATCCGTGTGATGAACTTAAGCGAATTGCAAAGGAGCTTGACTGTGACTTGACAGATGAGAAGTTTGCTAAACATATGGATGACCATGATCCTCTGAGGAATCTGCGCCAGGATTTCCACTATCCTAAAATGAAGGAGGTATTAGGAA CTGACCTGAGTTTAGTGGACCCGGAGGAGGATTGCGTCTATTTCTGTGGGAACTCTCTAGGACTCTGTCCGAAAAACACCAAAAAGTACATGGACGTGGAGCTAAACAAGTGGGCAaaaat AGGTGTCCAGGGGCATCTTCAAGGGGAGGGGATGCCATGGGCCAAATGTGACGAGTGTCTAGATCAGGATATGGCCAAACTAGTCG GAGGCAGATCAGGCGAGGTAGCTATCATGAATGGATTGACTGTTAATCTTCATTTACTGCTC ATATCTTTTTACCGTCCAATACCAACGCGTCACAAGATTATGTGTGAGAGTAAGGCATTTCCATCAGATCAT TACACCTTCCAAAGTCAGATCAACTTACATGGATATGATCCCGAAACAAGTTTGCTGTGTGTCGAACCAAGGGAG GGTGAGCTGACGTTAAGGACGGAGGACATCCTAGCTAAGATAGAGGAGGAAG GTGATTCAATCGCTGTGATATGTTTTAGTGGTGTCCAGTATTACACTGGCCAACTGATGGACATGCAATCAATAACACAAGCTGGACATGCAAAG gGATGTTATGTTGGTTTTGACATGGCCCACGCCGCTGGTAATGTACCTCTGTATCTACATGACTGGGATGTAGATTTCTCCTGTTGGTGTACATATAAG tACATCAACTCAAGTGCTGGCTGTTTGGCTTGTATCTTTCTACACGAGAAACACAAACACAACGACTTCCCTAAACTACTGGGCTGGTGGGGACACAAGTTTGACACAAGATTCTCCATGACAAATG AGCTTGACCTGTGTCCAGGAGCTTACGGCTACAGAATCAGTAATCCAGCCGGTCTTCTCTGTCCACCTATCAAGGCCAGTCTCgag gTATTTAACAAGACCTCAATGGAGGAGATACGAGCCAAATCTAAGCTACTAACAGCCTACCTAGAGTACCGTATCATAGAGAAGTATGGACGGACCAATGGTATGTCTGAAGGCACGCTTCAGCAGATTGATGGCGACTTCcaacacgtacatgtacacatcTTCACGCCGTCCGACCCGGAACAGCGCGGAGCGCAGCTATCACTGTCATTCTCTGTCGATATCTCTTACGTCTTCAAAGAACTCGAAAAAAGGGGAGTCATT TGTGATGAGCGGAAACCGTCGGTGATACGTGTGTCCCCCGCGCCTCTGTACTGTTCGTTTATGGACGTTCATCGCTTCATGGATTATCTCGACCAATCATTACAGGCCGTTGCTGTTACTGCCGCTGCTGACAGGAAATAG
- the LOC138308493 gene encoding kynureninase-like isoform X3 yields the protein MEKLQEGVAKIMSKDENHHLISKRGKFDTPHPCDELKRIAKELDCDLTDEKFAKHMDDHDPLRNLRQDFHYPKMKEVLGTDLSLVDPEEDCVYFCGNSLGLCPKNTKKYMDVELNKWAKIGVQGHLQGEGMPWAKCDECLDQDMAKLVGGRSGEVAIMNGLTVNLHLLLISFYRPIPTRHKIMCESKAFPSDHYTFQSQINLHGYDPETSLLCVEPREGELTLRTEDILAKIEEEGDSIAVICFSGVQYYTGQLMDMQSITQAGHAKGCYVGFDMAHAAGNVPLYLHDWDVDFSCWCTYKYINSSAGCLACIFLHEKHKHNDFPKLLGWWGHKFDTRFSMTNELDLCPGAYGYRISNPAGLLCPPIKASLEVFNKTSMEEIRAKSKLLTAYLEYRIIEKYGRTNGMSEGTLQQIEGDFQHVHVHIFTPSDPEQRGAQLSLSFSVDISYVFKELEKRGVICDERKPSVIRVSPAPLYCSFMDVHRFMDYLDQSLQAAAVTAAADRK from the exons ATGGAAAAACTGCAGGAAGGCGTAGCAA AAATCATGTCCAAAGATGAGAATCATCATCTTATTTCAAAAAGAGGAAAATTTGACACGCCTCATCCGTGTGATGAACTTAAGCGAATTGCAAAGGAGCTTGACTGTGACTTGACAGATGAGAAGTTTGCTAAACATATGGATGACCATGATCCTCTGAGGAATCTGCGCCAGGATTTCCACTATCCTAAAATGAAGGAGGTATTAGGAA CTGACCTGAGTTTAGTGGACCCGGAGGAGGATTGCGTCTATTTCTGTGGGAACTCTCTAGGACTCTGTCCGAAAAACACCAAAAAGTACATGGACGTGGAGCTAAACAAGTGGGCAaaaat AGGTGTCCAGGGGCATCTTCAAGGGGAGGGGATGCCATGGGCCAAATGTGACGAGTGTCTAGATCAGGATATGGCCAAACTAGTCG GAGGCAGATCAGGCGAGGTAGCTATCATGAATGGATTGACTGTTAATCTTCATTTACTGCTC ATATCTTTTTACCGTCCAATACCAACGCGTCACAAGATTATGTGTGAGAGTAAGGCATTTCCATCAGATCAT TACACCTTCCAAAGTCAGATCAACTTACATGGATATGATCCCGAAACAAGTTTGCTGTGTGTCGAACCAAGGGAG GGTGAGCTGACGTTAAGGACGGAGGACATCCTAGCTAAGATAGAGGAGGAAG GTGATTCAATCGCTGTGATATGTTTTAGTGGTGTCCAGTATTACACTGGCCAACTGATGGACATGCAATCAATAACACAAGCTGGACATGCAAAG gGATGTTATGTTGGTTTTGACATGGCCCACGCCGCTGGTAATGTACCTCTGTATCTACATGACTGGGATGTAGATTTCTCCTGTTGGTGTACATATAAG tACATCAACTCAAGTGCTGGCTGTTTGGCTTGTATCTTTCTACACGAGAAACACAAACACAACGACTTCCCTAAACTACTGGGCTGGTGGGGACACAAGTTTGACACAAGATTCTCCATGACAAATG AGCTTGACCTGTGTCCAGGAGCTTACGGCTACAGAATCAGTAATCCAGCCGGTCTTCTCTGTCCACCTATCAAGGCCAGTCTCgag gTATTTAACAAGACCTCAATGGAGGAGATACGAGCCAAATCTAAGCTACTAACAGCCTATCTAGAGTACCGTATCATAGAGAAGTATGGACGGACCAACGGTATGTCTGAAGGCACGCTTCAGCAGATCGAAGGCGACTTCcaacacgtacatgtacacatcTTCACGCCGTCCGACCCGGAACAGCGCGGAGCGCAGCTGTCACTGTCATTTTCTGTCGATATCTCTTACGTCTTCAAAGAACTCGAAAAAAGAGGAGTCATT TGTGATGAGCGGAAACCGTCGGTGATACGTGTGTCCCCCGCGCCTCTGTACTGTTCGTTTATGGACGTCCATCGCTTCATGGATTATCTCGACCAATCATTACAGGCCGCTGCTGTTACTGCCGCTGCTGACAGGAAATAG